One part of the Odontesthes bonariensis isolate fOdoBon6 chromosome 13, fOdoBon6.hap1, whole genome shotgun sequence genome encodes these proteins:
- the LOC142397322 gene encoding neuronal acetylcholine receptor subunit alpha-3-like, with amino-acid sequence MNFSEKLTVLLLVVFAAQGCSSSKGEDRLFRRLFRRYNQFIRPVENVSDPVTVEFEVSISQLVKVDEVNQIMETNLWLRHVWNDYKLKWIPVEYDGIEFIRVPSNKIWRPDIVLYNNAVGDFLVEDKTKALLKFDGTITWVPPAIFKSSCPMDITYFPFDYQNCSMKFGSWTYDKAKIDLVLIGSKVNLKDFWESGEWEIIDAPGYKHDIKYNCCEEIYPDITYSFYIRRLPLFYTINLIIPCLLISFLTVLVFYLPSDCGEKVTLCISVLLSLTVFLLVITETIPSTSLVIPLIGEYLLFTMIFVTLSIVITVFVLNVHYRTPMTHTMPEWVRSVFLGVLPRVMLMRRPIDQGCSSPARITGGTGGGSTGGSKKRKNSIGGGSSSGSVSVGGITGGVACPALDSGSGGGGTSSAGGSMNCVEYGEMNRDLNRDMNRRCPYRGKEVPTPVPPPMVPPPPPAPQTQGPPESELPKVPRPLNASSPVNAVVAFSVVSPEIKQAIESVKYIAENMRTRNKAKEVEDDWKYVAMVIDRIFLWVFVTVCVLGTLGLFLQPLISFFK; translated from the exons GCTGTTCTTCATCCAAGGGAGAGGACAGATTATTTCGAAGGCTGTTCCGAAGGTACAACCAGTTCATCCGACCAGTAGAGAATGTATCTGATCCAGTTACTGTGGAGTTTGAGGTGTCCATATCACAGCTCGTCAAAGTG GATGAGGTGAATCAAATTATGGAAACCAACCTGTGGCTGAGACAT GTGTGGAATGACTACAAATTGAAATGGATCCCCGTTGAGTATGATGGGATTGAGTTCATACGAGTTCCATCCAATAAGATTTGGAGGCCAGATATTGTCTTGTACAACAA TGCTGTAGGGGATTTCCTGGTGGAAGACAAGACCAAAGCTCTGCTGAAGTTTGATGGCACGATTACTTGGGTTCCTCCAGCTATATTCAAATCCTCCTGCCCAATGGACATCACATATTTCCCTTTTGACTATCAGAACTGCTCCATGAAGTTTGGCTCCTGGACCTATGACAAGGCAAAGATCGACTTGGTGCTCATTGGCTCAAAG GTGAACCTGAAAGACTTCTGGGAAAGCGGCGAGTGGGAGATCATCGATGCACCTGGATACAAGCATGACATCAAGTATAACTGCTGTGAAGAGATCTACCCTGACATCACCTACTCCTTTTACATCCGTCGCCTGCCGCTCTTCTACACTATCAATCTCATCATCCCATGCCTCCTCATCTCCTTCCTGACGGTGCTGGTCTTCTACCTTCCTTCGGACTGTGGGGAGAAAGTTACCCTGTGCATCTCGGTCCTGCTctccctcactgtgttcctgctggTCATCACTGAGACCATCCCCTCAACCTCACTCGTCATCCCTCTGATTGGCGAATATCTTCTCTTTACAATGATTTTTGTAACTCTTAGCATTGTCATCACTGTCTTTGTTCTGAATGTCCATTACCGCACTCCCATGACTCACACAATGCCGGAGTGGGTAAGGTCAGTCTTCCTTGGGGTGCTGCCCAGAGTTATGCTGATGAGGAGGCCTATCGACCAGGGCTGCTCATCACCTGCCAGAATTACAGGAGGGACGGGAGGAGGAAGCACAGGAGGTAGCAAGAAGAGAAAGAACAGCATAGGAGGAGGAAGTAGCTCGGGAAGTGTAAGTGTTGGTGGCATAACTGGGGGAGTAGCATGTCCAGCACTGGATAGTGgctcaggaggaggaggaacctCCTCAGCTGGCGGCTCCATGAACTGCGTGGAGTATGGCGAGATGAACCGCGACTTAAACCGGGATATGAACAGGAGGTGTCCCTATAGAGGCAAGGAGGTACCGACTCCTGTTCCACCCCCGATGGTGCCGCCTCCTCCCCCGGCACCTCAAACCCAGGGCCCCCCAGAGTCAGAGCTGCCCAAGGTGCCAAGGCCCCTTAACGCATCGTCACCGGTCAATGCTGTCGTAGCCTTTTCTGTGGTGTCGCCGGAGATCAAGCAGGCCATTGAGAGCGTGAAGTACATCGCAGAGAACATGAGGACCCGCAACAAAGCCAAGGAG GTGGAGGATGACTGGAAGTACGTTGCCATGGTCATTGACAGGATTTTCTTGTGGGTTTTTGTGACAGTATGTGTGCTGGGAACTCTGGGACTCTTCCTGCAGCCACTCATCAGCTTCTTTAAATGA